The genomic stretch AAGAACTGCAAGACTATCTACGTGATGTCAAAGGCAATGAGCGCACTTCGTCGGGAATTACGCTTTTTGCACCTGAGCAAGCAGTAATCAATAGTGATCTCAAATCATTAATCAATGGCTCACCCTTAACTACTCAAATCCAACAGATTTCATCCCAACAGGAAGCGAATCTAGCTAGTTCAAAATCTCTATTAGCAAATGTGCAGAAATTTGGTGATCGGGCAGCAATGTTCTATCCACTACTATTTGAAGACCGACTGTTCTTAGTGCTTCTCCCTGCCAAATCTGCGCCAATTCTCCGTTCCATTAGCATTCAACAACAAGACTTTACTAAGTTGTTGCAAAGCTTTCGGTCTGACTTGCAAGACTCTAGTTCTAGTGATGTTAAGGAATCCTCAGCCCAACTTTATAAATATCTAATTAAACCAATTGAGGCGGATCTCAAAGCGGCTAATATTGAGCTACTTCTCTATGCTCCAGATGGACAAATGCGTTATATTCCCCTTGCAGCACTCTATGATGGGAAGCAATGGCTCATTGAGAAATATCGCTTTAATTACTTGACTGCCTCTGGATTTTTAGACTTGCAAACTACTGTTAAACTCCCACTAAAAGCGATCGCGGCTGCCTTTACTCAGGGTGATTTCAAATTCTCGATTGGTAGTGAGCAGTTCTCGTTTACAGGATTACCCTTCGCAGGCAAAGAAATCAACAAAATTGCGGAGACTTTTCCTAATACGACGAAATTATTCGATACCTTTTTCAATCGTAATACCACCGTTGCTCAGTTTGGAGAATACAACATTATCCATTTAGCGACCCATGCCGCTTTCGTGAATGGGACACCTGAGGACTCCTTTGTGCTGATGGGCAATGGCGATCGCCTTAATTTACGGGAGTTACGCGAATGGAAATTACCGAATACCCAATTAGTAGTTCTTAGTGCTTGTCAGACTGCTCTCGGTGGTGTGGTTGGCAGTGGCGAAGAGATTCTTGGGTTTGGCTACCAAATTCAACGTACTGGTGCAAGGGCAGCGATCGCCTCGCTCTGGACAGTGAGCGATCAGGGAACACAATCACTGATGGGTAGTTTTTATACGCAGTTACAGAAGGGTAATAACGTTATTAACTCTTTGCGTGAAGCCCAGCTTAGTCTCCTACAGTCAAAACAAGATAAATTCCAACATCCCTACTTTTGGTCTGCCTTTATTCTCATTGGCAATGGCAACTAACCTTAGCCTACATCTTTAATATTGCCTCGCAACGCCTTAATTTCCCCACGTTTACTCTTATCGTCGATTCTCCGATTTTGAGCGCTGCGTGAGGGTTTAGTTGGTTTGCGTTTGGGCTGTGTGATCGTGATGCTTTGAATTAACTGTTGTAGTCTTGTCAGTGCATCTTCCTTATTCTGTTCTTGAGTCCGATGCTGCTGTGCCTTAATGATGATTACGCCATCTTTGGTAATGCGGCGATCGCTTAAATTGAGTAGACGTTCCTTGTAAATAGGCGATAGAGAGGAAGCATTAATATCAAAACGTAGATGGATCGCCGTCGAGACTTTATTCACATTTTGGCCACCAGCACCTTGCGATCGCACTGCACTAATATTAATTTCGTCAAGCGAGAGGGATGTATATTTGGTAATTTGGAGCATTTAGGTTACATGAGAAAATCTCGATTGTCTTTATCATATAAGTAGCTGGGTGCAATTAAATATAAAACCCAAAAACCTGTAGCACAGGCACAGCGTGCGCTACAGGTTTTTACTCTGATTTTGAATTATGCTCAGCTCAAATTTTATATAGTTTCCAGAGATGACTTGCTTCAAGGATTAATGTTGTAGCCCACACAAAGATACTGATGCCAGCCGCCGCCGCCGCAATATCCTTAATCATCCCAATCCGCCGATCCTCTCGTGGTTGAACAAAATCGCACAGAATCTCGATCGCGCTATTAAATAACTCCGAAACTAACATCATTCCTGTTGCCAACAAAATCAACGTAACATCAACCCATTGCTGAAGAATAAACGACCCAATAAAGACTGGAACTGATAAAACAAGTTTGTAAGCAACACTAAAATCAGATACTGCAAAATGAAGCCCTGAAAATATAACTTTTAGCTTTCTGATTGGATCGTAGTTTGATTTAGTGGGCTTAGACATAAATACATAGATAAGTGAATTAGAAAGCTACACCAGTCTTTAATGGGATTTATATTTGTGTTGGTATTGGGAATGTTGCGCCCTGTGAATAGGCTTCAAAATGCTGTTTAAAGTATTCCCATGAAGTCATTTCTGCACCTTCAACTTTTTTAGGTGGAGCATCTTTAAACATGGGAATGCGAGTTTCGATTTCCTTTTTGAGAATGGCAGGTAGTTCATCAAAATCTTTCACCTTTTTGCCATGAGCGCTATAGATCAAATTGCCGCTTCTTTGTGCCATTTTCATCCAAGGTAGCCAAGGTCCTACGCGATTCCAAGAGAGCGTTAACTTAGAAACAGTGGTAGTACTAGGATCTTCAAGATCGACAGTAGGGACAGTAAGCTTGAACAATTCCACAGCACTGTACATAGGACGATCGCAATATTCGACAAACTGAGGATCGTCAGCGAGAGGATTGGGATAGTGAGCAAAGAGATCGAAAATAAAAGTCGTGGTATCGCCATCAACTTCGGCAGGAATATTGTCGCTCAAAGTACCTTGAATTGGACTATTCGCTACATGCATTACAGGCAACATCTCACCAGTCCAAGGATTTTGCCAATGGCGCATCATTTCGCCAGTTTTAGGATCAAGATAGAGCAACACTTCACGGGAGGTAAAGTCCCAAACACCATCGCCTTGATCAATGCAACGTCCGACACTCATCCCGACAATTTTGAAGAGCTTGCGCTTTGGCTCATCGGGCATAAAGGAATAGAGATAACCACTCCAAGCCAAAAATGACGGTGTGCCATCAGTCGTACATCTGGTTTTAGCAAACTGCGTGGGCGAAAATTCTCTCGTTTCTGCAAACATTGATTTTCTCGCTATTTTAGGTCTTGATTGCTTGTATCTAGTCCTAGTGTACAAAACTTATGGCAAATAGCCTATCTATCTTTTACTTTTGGCGATCGCCTTACTTTGACTCTTACCTGCGAGTTTGATCGCAAAGCTTTCAATGCTGTTATATAGACCACGTGGCAGCATCCAAATGAAATAGGCAGCAACAATCGTCAGTAGCGATCGCTGTGGCTCGTAAATCAAAATTTTCCAATTGCTCTTTAAAGCCCGATTAATCAACTGTACGGCAGATTTACCATCCTTATTGCGAATTGCGCGACGACAAAGATAACGTAATTGGTAAGCACGGGCTAAGGATTCCCACTGTGCCATGAACTCAGGAGCATAGGCGCGAGTTTTAGCGATCACCTTTTCCCAAGAGTCCAATTGCTTGATCATGTTTGCCGACAGTCCACCTGAATTAACCCGATAGAGGGTGAGGGCATCGGCAATACCTTCGAGTTGCCATTTGGTAGTTAGGACAATACGCAGCCA from Pseudanabaena sp. Chao 1811 encodes the following:
- the arfB gene encoding alternative ribosome rescue aminoacyl-tRNA hydrolase ArfB, producing MLQITKYTSLSLDEINISAVRSQGAGGQNVNKVSTAIHLRFDINASSLSPIYKERLLNLSDRRITKDGVIIIKAQQHRTQEQNKEDALTRLQQLIQSITITQPKRKPTKPSRSAQNRRIDDKSKRGEIKALRGNIKDVG
- a CDS encoding diacylglycerol kinase, giving the protein MSKPTKSNYDPIRKLKVIFSGLHFAVSDFSVAYKLVLSVPVFIGSFILQQWVDVTLILLATGMMLVSELFNSAIEILCDFVQPREDRRIGMIKDIAAAAAGISIFVWATTLILEASHLWKLYKI
- a CDS encoding DUF1838 domain-containing protein, producing MFAETREFSPTQFAKTRCTTDGTPSFLAWSGYLYSFMPDEPKRKLFKIVGMSVGRCIDQGDGVWDFTSREVLLYLDPKTGEMMRHWQNPWTGEMLPVMHVANSPIQGTLSDNIPAEVDGDTTTFIFDLFAHYPNPLADDPQFVEYCDRPMYSAVELFKLTVPTVDLEDPSTTTVSKLTLSWNRVGPWLPWMKMAQRSGNLIYSAHGKKVKDFDELPAILKKEIETRIPMFKDAPPKKVEGAEMTSWEYFKQHFEAYSQGATFPIPTQI